Proteins encoded within one genomic window of Anas platyrhynchos isolate ZD024472 breed Pekin duck chromosome 28, IASCAAS_PekinDuck_T2T, whole genome shotgun sequence:
- the SP6 gene encoding transcription factor Sp6 encodes MLTAVCGSLGNQSSDAPRASPTHLDLQPLQPFQPHGSAAAGADFASPLPPPELPLPGPDAAFAAPGAYEPHGPPRLELPPDGPAAPGSYAKLLQAAPDMAHPYEPWFRPPHPGPPGEEGGVNWWDLHAGASWMELPHGQGGLQVPAPPGLQPPLGGYGGGEPQLCAPPAHLLPPAQHLLGPEGAKALEGPPEAEGGGRAKGGRRAVPRGGGQAACRCPNCQEAERGGPCPDGAKRKHLHNCHIPGCGKAYAKTSHLKAHLRWHSGDRPFVCNWLFCGKRFTRSDELQRHLQTHTGTKKFTCPVCGRVFMRSDHLGKHMKTHDGAKDGGEPEAKGAGEPPAAKGGKREPEGGNAAPTN; translated from the coding sequence ATGCTCACAGCTGTCTGCGGCTCTCTTGGGAACCAGTCCTCCGACGCGCCCCGCGCCTCCCCGACCCACCTGGACCTGCAGCCGCTGCAGCCCTTCCAGCCCCACGGCAGCGCCGCGGCGGGCGCCGACTTCGCCTCCCCGCTGCCGCCCCCGGAGCTGCCGCTGCCGGGCCCCGACGCCGCCTTCGCCGCCCCCGGCGCCTACGAGCCCCATGGCCCCCCGCGGCTAGAGCTGCCCCCCgacggccccgccgcccccggctccTACGCCAAGCTGCTGCAGGCGGCCCCGGACATGGCGCACCCCTACGAGCCCTGGTTtcggcccccccaccccggcccccccggcgaGGAGGGGGGCGTCAACTGGTGGGACCTCCACGCCGGGGCCAGCTGGATGGAGCTGCCCCATGggcagggggggctgcaggtgccCGCGCCCCCCGGGCTGCAGCCGCCGCTGGGGGGGTACGGCGGGGGCGAGCCCCAGCTCTGCGCCCCCCCcgcccacctcctgccccccgCCCAGCACCTCCTGGGGCCGGAGGGGGCCAAGGCGCTGGAGGGGCCCCCCGAGGCGgaggggggcggccgggccAAGGGGGGCCGGCGGGCGGtgccgcggggcggggggcaggCTGCGTGCCGCTGCCCCAACTGCCAGGAGGCCGAGAGGGGGGGGCCCTGCCCCGACGGCGCCAAGCGCAAGCACCTGCACAACTGCCACATCCCGGGCTGCGGCAAGGCGTACGCCAAGACCTCGCACCTCAAGGCCCACCTGCGCTGGCACAGCGGCGACCGGCCCTTCGTCTGCAACTGGCTCTTCTGCGGCAAGCGCTTCACCCGCTCCGACGAGCTGCAGCGGCACCTCCAGACCCACACGGGCACCAAGAAGTTCACCTGCCCCGTCTGCGGCCGCGTCTTCATGCGCAGCGACCACCTGGGCAAGCACATGAAGACGCACGACGGCGCCAAGGACGGCGGCGAGCCCGAGGCCAAGGGCGCCGGGGAGCCGCCGGCCGCCAAGGGAGGCAAGCGGGAGCCCGAGGGGGGCAACGCCGCCCCCACAAACTGA